One window of the Salvia miltiorrhiza cultivar Shanhuang (shh) chromosome 6, IMPLAD_Smil_shh, whole genome shotgun sequence genome contains the following:
- the LOC130987658 gene encoding protein FAR1-RELATED SEQUENCE 5-like has protein sequence MEIEEQSSSNPKGDDFEEERDQSNTNKEQPAVVVFDDFADDYDESRAEKKQSNLLNEGDITCLSGSLVGLKREKVEDLYDIYCNHAHEVGFRVRRSSSKYNVAGVMVQKWMVCSCEGIRKDRTSSSKSEGKNRATCITRTNCKASLKIKLNADGLYEIFFHNTEHNHTLSRSYMHHPQRLADIEKDIVIEDMISSEMRAVDSLRYMGHDVGGEHVKINAIEGGDAQILIDNLYQQGDEDHEFFFRVKLDEDGRLCNIFWRDSRMKDDYLIYGDVVVFDTTYRTNKYNLICAPFVGINNHWKNIMFGCAFITNENAESYEWLFEVFKKSMENQSPVTLFTYPDQAIENAIEKNFPTVRHRLCIRHLYQNGVNDFEKLKSDKCFNDAFQKCLIGCIDGGEFEDCWSSMISIYGLQDNSWFKRLYDLRHKWSNVYNKDFFSAGILSSRRSESMNTTIGFNAKETTSLNELYIIFKKIVERWRSNEADDELQCSRENPTSCLPLTGFLKHASEVYTLAIFKDFEKEFLKSISTSISFLSEEHDVKFYHVTEADGITSYQVNFNVTDFLVSCTCKRFEECGLFCCHCLRIMHAHSIPQIPECYIKRRWTKFAKQDLWDKSTSGTGRFEKGQNSATWRQHMVKKFYDLVVKAQENEEARAIVEDGLNGMISAVEALKTTWQTRDVTEETEVSSSSYDELDPSHSITKGRKQRIDHLQKSKKKKTSDASNSNQSKEEWLQNS, from the exons ATGGAAATTGAAGAACAGAGCAGTAGCAATCCAAAAg GTGATGATTTTGAAGAGGAGAGAGATCAATCTAATACCAACAAAGAACAGCCTGCTGTAGTTGTTTTTGACGACTTTGCTGATGATTATGACGAGTCTCGTGCTGAAAAAAAACAAAGTAATCTTCTCAATGAAG GTGATATTACATGTTTGTCTGGTTCTTTAGTGGGTcttaagagagagaaagttgaAGATTTATATGACATATATTGCAATCATGCTCATGAAGTTGGGTTTAGAGTTAGAAGATCAAGTTCAAAATATAATGTTGCTGGGGTGATGGTTCAGAAATGGATGGTGTGTTCATGTGAAGGAATTAGAAAGGATAGAACCTCTAGCTCGAAAAGTGAAGGGAAAAATAGAGCTACTTGCATCACACGAACGAATTGCAAGGCATCATTGAAGATAAAATTGAATGCAGATGGTTTGTATGAAATATTCTTTCATAACACAGAACACAATCATACACTTTCCAGGAGTTACATGCATCATCCTCAAAGACTAGCTGACATTGAGAAAGATATTGTTATTGAGGATATGATCTCTTCTGAAATGAGAGCAGTTGATTCACTTAGATACATGGGACATGATGTGGGGGGTGAACATGTGAAAATAAATGCAATAGAAGGAGGGGATGCACAAATTCTAATTGATAATTTGTACCAACAAGGTGATGAGGATCATGAGTTCTTTTTTAGAGTCAAATTAGATGAGGATGGCAGATTATGCAATATTTTTTGGAGAGACTCGAGGATGAAAGATGACTATTTGATATATGGTGATGTTGTTGTCTTTGACACAACATATAGGACTAATAAGTATAATTTGATTTGTGCACCGTTTGTTGGTATAAATAATCATTGGAAAAATATTATGTTTGGTTGTGCATTTATCACAAATGAGAATGCTGAATCATATGAATGGTTATTTGAGGTTTTCAAGAAATCCATGGAGAACCAAAGTCCTGTGACATTGTTTACATATCCAGATCAAGCAATTGAGAATGCAATAGAAAAGAATTTTCCTACGGTGAGACACAGGCTGTGCATAAGGCATTTGTACCAAAATGGAGTAAATGattttgagaaattaaaatCTGACAAGTGCTTCAATGATGCATTTCAGAAATGTTTGATTGGGTGTATAGATGGAGGTGAGTTTGAAGACTGTTGGAGCTCCATGATTTCAATCTATGGATTGCAAGATAATTCTTGGTTTAAAAGATTGTATGATTTAAGACATAAGTGGTCCAATGTATACAACAAAGATTTCTTCTCTGCTGGGATTCTATCTTCACGAAGAAGTGAAAGCATGAATACTACAATAGGATTCAATGCAAAAGAGACAACAAGCCTGAATGAGTTGTATATCATCTTTAAGAAAATAGTCGAACGTTGGAGAAGCAATGAAGCAGATGATGAATTACAGTGTTCAAGAGAAAATCCTACTTCGTGCTTACCATTGACTGGATTTCTCAAGCATGCTTCCGAGGTATATACTCTGGCCAtttttaaagattttgaaaaagAATTCTTGAAATCCATTTCCACCTCAATTAGCTTCTTATCCGAAGAACATGATGTTAAATTCTATCATGTAACCGAGGCTGATGGGATCACATCTTACCAAGTGAATTTTAATGTAACGGATTTTTTGGTAAGTTGCACATGCAAGAGATTTGAGGAATGTGGACTTTTTTGTTGTCATTGCTTGAGAATTATGCATGCTCATTCAATACCTCAAATACCCGAGTGCTACATTAAGAGAAGATGGACGAAATTCGCCAAGCAAGATTTATGGGATAAATCTACATCAGGTACAGGTAGGTTTGAGAAGGGTCAAAATTCAGCTACTTGGAGACAACATATGGTGAAAAAGTTTTACGATCTTGTTGTGAAGGCCCAAGAGAATGAAGAGGCAAGAGCAATCGTTGAGGATGGATTGAATGGTATGATTTCAGCTGTCGAAGCATTGAAGACTACATGGCAAACAAGGGATGTAACGGAGGAAACTGAAGTTTCAAGCTCGTCTTATGATGAGTTGGATCCTTCACATTCAATCACAAAGGGACGGAAACAAAGAATAGACCATCTTCAGAAgagtaagaagaagaagactaGCGATGCATCAAATTCCAATCAATCAAAAGAAGAATGGCTCCAAAACTCCTGA